The genome window TCCAGGGGATGCAGGTTCGGATCGTTGCCGCAAGACTCACGATCGCTCTTGCCGCTGCCGGTTTGGCGCTGGTTGTGGCCGTGGCTTTGGCGACCTTCGCCAAGCTCTTTGGCATAGGCCTGCTCGGTGACGGAAACACTGAGCCCTCTCGCCTTTCGGTAGCTCGTTGTGGAAGTGTCTTCTTTCTTGGTCTGTGCGTTCTCGGCTTAGCTGTAGGGATGCCATGGTGGCTCCCAGCGCTCGGACAAGGGAGCCTGAGTTTATTTGGGGTGGATGCGTCAGCTCCCATGAGGGACGGATGGCTGCTTGTGCCCCTGAGCGGAAAGTTCGCCTTCATCTCGCCCACAAAACTGATCATTGCCGGACCGCTCTTGGCCCTGATTCCGATTGTCCTATTGCTGCTGGGCAGAAAGAGATTTCCGATTCGCCGCGCGCCTGTCTGGTCCGGTGGCCGTAGAGAGGATTCTCAGCGCATTGCAACCACGTCGTTAGCTTTCTCAAATGCTCTGCGAACATTCTACGGATTCATCTATGGTCCGACCCACAACCTCGAGCGGGAGTACGACCACGGACCATATTTTGTGACGCGCCTGATCTTCAATCAGGAGGTCGCGCCCATATTCGGTCCATATCTGTTTGCCCCCCTCACCCGTTTCGTCCAGGCACTCGCGCGCAAAGTTAGCATTCTTCAATCTGGCTACCTCAACTTTTACAACGCGCTCATTGGGATGTTGCTGGTACTCATCCTCGGATTAGCACTGTTTTACAAATGAGAAGATCATTACTTGGTTCCTGTCGCGCTCATGTCGCTTAGTTAGCCACTTCACCTGGTCACACGGTCATACAGAAAGGGTCAATCGATTTTCATGAAGAAATTGCTCAATCAGTACAGCTCCGAGATAACGCAACCCAAAGCTCAGGGCGCGTCGCAGGCCATGCTTTATGCAACCGGACTCACCGAGCAGGACATGTTAAAGCCACAGGTCGGAATCGCGAGCATGTGGTTTGAGGGCAACCCCTGCAACATGCATCTCCTGAAGCTCGCAGAGAAAGTCAAAGAGGGTGTTGAAGCCGCCGGCCTGGTCGGCTTGCGGTTCAATACGATCGGTGTCAGCGATGGTATCTCGATGGGAACCGAAGGGATGAGCTACTCGCTACAATCTCGCGATCTCATTGCCGACTCGATAGAGACTGTGATGGCTGCGCAATGGTATGACGCGAACGTTTCCATTCCAGGCTGCGATAAGAATATGCCCGGTTGCATCATCGCCATGGGCAGGCTCAATCGACCCAGTCTGATGGTGTATGGCGGAACGATTCGTGCCGGTCATCACCAACAACAGAAGTTGGATATCGTCTCTGCCTTCCAGAGTTATGGGCAATTCATCTCACATGCGATTGATGACAATGAGCGGCAAGCGATTGTCCGTCATGCCTGTCCGGGAGCCGGTGCCTGCGGTGGAATGTATACAGCGAACACGATGGCATCGGCGATAGAAGCACTGGGGATGAGCCTTCCATACAGCTCCTCTACCCCAGCAGAGGACCCAGCGAAGGCGCAGGAATGTGTTCGCGCCGGAGCCGCGATTCGAAATCTCCTCGAACTCGACTTGAAACCGCGCGACATCATGACGAGTGAAGCATTCGAGAACGCTATGGTGATCGTCTCCGTTTTAGGAGGATCAACGAACGCCGTGCTTCATCTGATCGCGATGGCCAGGTCAGTGAATGTGCCCCTTTCCTTGGATGACTTTCAAAGGGTCAGCAGTAAGACGCCGTTGCTCGCGGACTTCAAACCAAGTGGAAGCTATGTGATGGAAGACCTCCATTCTGTCGGAGGGGTGCCCGCAGTCTGCAAGATGCTTCTCGAAGAAGGCCTGCTTCATGGCGATTGCCTCACGGTAACGGGACAAACCATGGCAGAAAACCTCAAGGATCTGCCTGGCCTTAAAGCTGGACAGGAAATCGTCCGACCTGTGTCAAATCCGCTCAAGGCCACCAGTCACCTCCAGATACTCAAAGGCAATCTGGCGCCGGAAGGGGCCGTCGCTAAGATCACTGGAAAAGAAGGGTTGCGATTCTCCGGACCAGCAAATGTATTCGATTCCGAAGAGGAGATGCTCAGAGCTCTCGAAGTTGGCACCATTCAAAAAGGTGAAGTAATCGTCATTCGCTATGAAGGGCCGAAAGGCGGCCCCGGCATGCCTGAGATGCTAACGCCAACCTCAGCAGTCGTGGGTGCAGGTCTTGGCAAGGATGTTGCTCTCATCACGGATGGCCGATTCTCGGGAGGTTCGCACGGATTCATCGTGGGACACGTCACGCCAGAAGCACAGGAAGGCGGTCCACTCGCATTGGTTGAGAGAGGTGACATGATCACTATCGATGCATCCACGAATGAGATTTCTTTCAATGTCACGGAAGAGGCGCTTGCAGTCCGAAGAGGTCAATGGACGATGCCCGCTTATAAGGCGACACGAGGAACGCTCGCCAAGTACATCCGCGCCGTAAAAAGCGCGAGTCTCGGTTGCGTCACCGACGAATAGCATCATCGTTCTGCCAGTGTGATAGCTAAGTAGTTTCGCGATTCATAACCAGACGGGATGAAGGGCAGGCAGATGATCGATACAGCATTCAAGACGATCTTGATCGGTGACAATGGCAGCACAGAAGCTGAGCGCGCAATGAAGGTAGCAGTTTCATTGGCCGGAAGTCTCAAATCGAAACTGATCGTTCTTGGCGTACTCACACCACCGAGCGCGGAATCGCAGGCGGAAGGCTATGGATTAGATAGTGCCGAAAAGGCAAGGACGATGTTGCGGGAGAAGTTCTCTCGCCTGGAGGAAATGGGCCGACGGGACGGGATCTCCATTGCGACAGAGATCGTCGAAGGAGACCCGGAGGAGATGATTGAACGCCGAGCGGAAGCGGACGACGTCGACTTGATCGTTGTCGGCCACCGGGATGTCACTCGAATGAGGCGGTGGTTGGAAGGGTCCACATCAGAAACCTTGGTGAAAAAATCAAAGACTTCCGTTCTCGTAGTTCGGGATGGTGACACGGATTAGAGAATTGTTTCTCACTTAGGTAGATCGCTGCTCAACCATGCTGGAAACACTGTTAGCCATGAATGGCTGCTTATGATGGGGATTTATTGTCAAACACTGAAAAGCATTTGGAACCACGCTGGCCGGCAATGCTCGGTCTGCTTGCGGTTGGTGGCCTTCGGCTTGCTCTTCCCGAAGCTCTCTCCATCGGCCCGAGTTGGCTGCTACTCTTGCTCGTTGCGATCCTCATCGTTCCCACAGTCTGGGCAAGAAAGCTAGGAAATGACAGGCTAAATCAGTTTCTAGGATATGTCCTTGCGGCTACCGTAACAGTAGATATGATCTGGTCGCTATGTCTTCTGGTGGCCGCTTTGCCTGCGCACAAGGAATCCCCGCTGGATCTTCTCCGTTCAGCAGCAGCCCTTTGGGTCACAAACATCCTTGTCTTTGCGTCCTGGTACTGGAGGCTGGACGCAGGTGGCCCGCGTGCCCGAGAATTACGCGTTGTTCATACTGACGGAGCGTTTCTGTTTCCTCAGATGACCCTCAACCCGAAATCAAAGAAAGAGATGGGAGAAGATTGCTGGAGTCCGGGTTTCATCGACTATCTCTTTCTAGCATTCAACATCAGTACCGCGTTCTCACCAACTGATACTCCTGTTCTAACCAGGTGGGCCAAGATTCTGATGATTGTGCAGTCTCTCATCTCTTTGACAACCTTAGCCCTACTTGCAGCTCGGGCGGTTAATATACTTTGACCGCACAAGCCAATTCTCACCCCGACCTAACATCAGTGCGCGATCGAGGAGAGTTATGCCCAGCCTTGCGTCTAATGAATCTACAGAGATTTGGTTAATCCGGCACGGCGAGACCGCCTGGAGCAGAAGCGGTCGACATACAAGCCGGACGGACATTCCTCTCACGCCGGCGGGTGAAGCAAGTGCTCATGCACTTCGCGAGCGTCTGAAAGGCATCCAGTTCGGAGGCGTTCTCACTAGCCCCTCACTTCGCGCGTTGGATACATGTCGCTTGGCGGGCTTCGCCTGGCAGGCCAGGATAGAACCCAATTTGAGCGAGTGGAACTACGGAATTTATGAGGGCAAGAGGACAGCAGAGATTCAAAGCGAGACTCCAGGATGGTCCGTGTGGACCGCGCCGATCCCGGACGGAGAATCGCTTGAT of Acidicapsa ligni contains these proteins:
- a CDS encoding histidine phosphatase family protein gives rise to the protein MPSLASNESTEIWLIRHGETAWSRSGRHTSRTDIPLTPAGEASAHALRERLKGIQFGGVLTSPSLRALDTCRLAGFAWQARIEPNLSEWNYGIYEGKRTAEIQSETPGWSVWTAPIPDGESLDQVAARANQVIETATGIGGRVALFAHAHILRILATCWIGNVPSLAQNLILSTGSISVLGYERSTRAITRWNCV
- a CDS encoding universal stress protein, which gives rise to MIDTAFKTILIGDNGSTEAERAMKVAVSLAGSLKSKLIVLGVLTPPSAESQAEGYGLDSAEKARTMLREKFSRLEEMGRRDGISIATEIVEGDPEEMIERRAEADDVDLIVVGHRDVTRMRRWLEGSTSETLVKKSKTSVLVVRDGDTD
- the ilvD gene encoding dihydroxy-acid dehydratase, with protein sequence MKKLLNQYSSEITQPKAQGASQAMLYATGLTEQDMLKPQVGIASMWFEGNPCNMHLLKLAEKVKEGVEAAGLVGLRFNTIGVSDGISMGTEGMSYSLQSRDLIADSIETVMAAQWYDANVSIPGCDKNMPGCIIAMGRLNRPSLMVYGGTIRAGHHQQQKLDIVSAFQSYGQFISHAIDDNERQAIVRHACPGAGACGGMYTANTMASAIEALGMSLPYSSSTPAEDPAKAQECVRAGAAIRNLLELDLKPRDIMTSEAFENAMVIVSVLGGSTNAVLHLIAMARSVNVPLSLDDFQRVSSKTPLLADFKPSGSYVMEDLHSVGGVPAVCKMLLEEGLLHGDCLTVTGQTMAENLKDLPGLKAGQEIVRPVSNPLKATSHLQILKGNLAPEGAVAKITGKEGLRFSGPANVFDSEEEMLRALEVGTIQKGEVIVIRYEGPKGGPGMPEMLTPTSAVVGAGLGKDVALITDGRFSGGSHGFIVGHVTPEAQEGGPLALVERGDMITIDASTNEISFNVTEEALAVRRGQWTMPAYKATRGTLAKYIRAVKSASLGCVTDE